A stretch of the Lepidochelys kempii isolate rLepKem1 chromosome 15, rLepKem1.hap2, whole genome shotgun sequence genome encodes the following:
- the DUSP18 gene encoding dual specificity protein phosphatase 18, producing MNTVLGTIPILFRHPSIYGLSRITSSLYLSNGTAANNKLLLFASQITTVINVSVEVVNTFYPDIHYMHIPVTDTPISRLYDYFDLVADRIHNVDLQQGRTLLHCAAGISRSAALCLAYLMKYHAMSLANAHAWVKSCRPIIRPNNGFWRQLVQYEYKLFGTNTVRMVNSPLGLIPDLYENEVRIMIAF from the coding sequence ATGAATACAGTTTTGGGGACTATTCCCATCTTATTCAGGCATCCATCCATTTATGGCCTGTCCCGGATCACCAGTAGCCTGTACCTCAGCAATGGTACGGCTGCCAATAACAAGCTCCTGCTCTTCGCCAGCCAGATCACTACTGTCATCAATGTGTCTGTGGAGGTGGTGAACACCTTCTATCCAGACATTCACTACATGCACATCCCTGTAACTGACACCCCCATCTCTCGCCTCTACGATTACTTTGACCTCGTGGCAGATAGGATCCATAATGTGGACCTACAGCAAGGCCGGACACTGCTACACTGCGCTGCAGGCATCAGCAGGTCAGCTGCCCTGTGTCTGGCCTATTTGATGAAGTACCATGCCATGTCTCTCGCGAATGCTCATGCCTGGGTCAAGTCCTGCCGCCCCATCATCAGACCTAACAATGGGTTCTGGCGACAGCTTGTCCAGTATGAGTATAAACTCTTCGGCACCAATACAGTCCGAATGGTCAACTCTCCACTGGGTTTGATCCCGGATCTCTATGAAAATGAAGTAAGAATAATGATAGCATTTTGA